The Ornithodoros turicata isolate Travis chromosome 7, ASM3712646v1, whole genome shotgun sequence genome includes a region encoding these proteins:
- the LOC135400096 gene encoding A disintegrin and metalloproteinase with thrombospondin motifs like — MKFHNDSDNLMDSYDSLFNLAGYAVARKDAFSSYDLVVLVTGRDLVSVYSDGRFSSGTAGRAFVGKVCDERYKVGAVEDLPPTYDGVHTFVHEVGHLMGCVHDGARADSSITNHPGAENCPGAEKFIMSTSVAFNSQDKFSYCCGQQIHVVYHLEATACLKRETTSSIINSTQLPGDLLLNADQYCKYEHPEYNKTAKNMPNLGNLSQCVIACELIQGNLRMHLHKSPDGIPCEDGTGKVCINKECVDYTSPTPAQ, encoded by the exons ATGAAGTTTCACAATGACTCAGACAATCTGATGGACTCCTACGATTCCCTGTTCAACCTTGCTGGTTATGCCGTCGCTCGGAAAGACGCGTTCTCCTCGTACGACCTAGTCGTACTTGTAACCGG TCGGGACCTCGTAAGTGTCTACAGTGACGGTCGCTTTTCGAGTGGGACAGCAG GACGAGCCTTCGTAGGGAAGGTGTGCGATGAACGCTATAAGGTTGGAGCGGTGGAAGATTTGCCACCCACGTACGACGGCGTCCACACATTTGTTCACGAAGTCGGCCACCT GATGGGATGTGTACATGATGGAGCTCGCGCTGACAGCAGCATCACAAATCATCCAGGAGCAGAAAACTGCCCTGGTGCTGAGAAGTTCATCATGTCGACATCGGTAGCATTTAACAGCCAAGACAAGTTTTCCTACTGTTGTGGCCAGCAAATACACGTTGTCTACCA CCTGGAGGCTACAGCGTGTCTCAAAAGGGAAACAACGTCGAGCATAATAAACAGCACCCAGCTTCCAGGTGATCTACTACTTAATGCTGACCAGTATTGCAAGTACGAGCATCCGGAGTACAACAAGACTGCAAAAAATATGCCTAAT CTGGGAAATCTGTCACAGTGCGTAATTGCATGCGAACTCATACAAGGAAATCTCCGTATGCATCTCCACAAATCACCTGACGGGATACCTTGCGAGGATGGTACAGGCAAG GTTTGCATCAACAAAGAATGTGTGGATTATACGAGCCCAACTCCTGCACAGTGA